One part of the Ursus arctos isolate Adak ecotype North America unplaced genomic scaffold, UrsArc2.0 scaffold_16, whole genome shotgun sequence genome encodes these proteins:
- the LOC113258317 gene encoding protein PET117 homolog, mitochondrial gives MSRSSKAVLGLSVVLTAATVAGVHLKQRQDRQRLHDGVIRDIERQNRKKENIRLLGEQIILTEQLEAEREKMLLAKGSQKT, from the exons ATGTCGAGGAGCTCGAAGGCGGTGCTGGGCCTCTCGGTGGTGCTGACGGCGGCCACCGTGGCCGGCGTGCATCTAAAGCAGCGGCAAGACCGGCAG AGGCTTCATGATGGAGTGATCAGAGACATTGAGAGACAAAAtcggaaaaaagaaaacattcgtCTTTTGGGAGAACAGATTATTTTGACTGAGCAACttgaagcagaaagagagaagatgtTATTGGCAAAAGGATCTCAAAAAACATGA